TCAATACTGATATTGACGTCCAAAAGCGCGGCCAGTGCTCCGTAATATACAGAAACATTTTCTACCCGGATGGCTGCGATATTGGATTCATCGTTATTTTTTGAAAGGGCTCCCATGGGCAATCGGCTCTCTAAAGTTCGGGTTCGTCTTGAAGGTGTTCGGCCAAGGCACGAGCCATGCGAATCATATTCTCATAATAATCCGCTGCTAAACCATCTAGGAGAACAACGCTTACCCCTGTTTCAGCAGCGACAGAATTTAACTCTACCGCTTTGAATTGAGGTTGTTCAAATAAGGCGCGGGCGCCTGTGTTTTTAAGTTCTTCAATAATGGCGTAGAGCCTGCGCGGGCCCGGGCTTTTTCCTTCGCTTTCAATGGCGCGTTGTTCCAATCCGAATGAATCCGCAAAGTACCCAAAGGCAGGGTGGAAAACATAAAAGGTTTTCCCTTTAACGGGCGCCAGAATTTGCGATGCTTCCTCGTGGAGCCTATCCATTTCCTCTTCAAAGGCTTTAAGATTTTCATCAAAGTAAGCAGCCTGATCAGGTCGACATTTCTTTAAGGCATCGGCAA
The sequence above is drawn from the Candidatus Hydrogenedentota bacterium genome and encodes:
- a CDS encoding zinc ABC transporter solute-binding protein; this translates as ADALKKCRPDQAAYFDENLKAFEEEMDRLHEEASQILAPVKGKTFYVFHPAFGYFADSFGLEQRAIESEGKSPGPRRLYAIIEELKNTGARALFEQPQFKAVELNSVAAETGVSVVLLDGLAADYYENMIRMARALAEHLQDEPEL